A region from the Muribaculum gordoncarteri genome encodes:
- a CDS encoding SPOR domain-containing protein, whose product MTRVTSLIIAAIAAIAMLSGCKTSEANYRAAYQAAKEKSDENSGIDDTIYDRIRKEAISSRLIVGTDSIPLSTVNVRLTEGCGTPEQFKPYSIVVNQFKQVFNAKSLMNRLRDNGHDAIVVETAEPLYYVIAGSYETAEEAAAAYHKIKSDKNIVLKEPFPWILRPVRLPGK is encoded by the coding sequence ATGACACGAGTAACATCACTTATAATCGCGGCAATAGCTGCGATAGCCATGCTTTCGGGATGCAAGACATCGGAAGCCAACTACAGAGCAGCCTATCAGGCAGCAAAAGAAAAATCCGATGAAAACAGCGGAATCGATGACACGATATACGACCGCATACGCAAAGAGGCAATAAGCTCACGACTTATTGTAGGTACCGATTCAATCCCGTTGAGCACGGTCAATGTACGCCTCACCGAAGGATGCGGCACACCCGAACAGTTCAAGCCCTACTCGATAGTGGTGAATCAGTTCAAGCAGGTGTTCAACGCCAAATCATTGATGAACCGGCTTCGCGACAACGGTCATGATGCCATTGTTGTAGAAACGGCCGAACCGCTCTACTATGTGATAGCAGGGAGCTATGAAACAGCCGAAGAAGCAGCCGCTGCCTACCATAAAATAAAATCAGATAAAAACATAGTATTGAAAGAACCGTTCCCCTGGATACTCCGTCCAGTGAGATTGCCTGGTAAATAA
- a CDS encoding metallophosphoesterase family protein, with protein sequence MKRIGILSDTHSCWDDRYATHFAGCDEIWHAGDIGDIGLLQKLEGVAPVVRAVSGNIDHGEVTRRCPEVQEFTIEGVNVWMTHIGGYPGKYARGVKPLLRAKCIKLMVTGHSHILKVIYDPELEMLHINPGAAGQQGWQQVRTLVRLTIDNGTIKDLEVIELSKKIQQ encoded by the coding sequence ATGAAACGCATAGGAATCCTATCGGACACCCACTCTTGCTGGGACGATCGCTACGCCACGCACTTTGCCGGATGTGACGAAATATGGCATGCGGGTGACATCGGCGACATCGGGTTGCTGCAAAAGCTTGAAGGAGTCGCTCCGGTAGTGAGGGCCGTATCAGGCAACATAGACCACGGCGAAGTGACACGACGATGCCCCGAAGTCCAGGAGTTCACAATTGAAGGTGTCAACGTGTGGATGACTCACATCGGCGGATATCCGGGAAAATACGCACGCGGAGTAAAACCCCTGTTACGTGCCAAGTGCATAAAATTGATGGTCACGGGACACAGTCACATCCTTAAAGTGATATATGACCCCGAACTCGAAATGCTGCACATAAATCCAGGAGCAGCCGGACAGCAAGGGTGGCAACAAGTGCGCACACTTGTAAGGCTCACCATCGACAACGGCACGATAAAGGACCTCGAAGTAATAGAACTAAGTAAGAAAATACAACAATGA
- a CDS encoding glycogen debranching protein: protein MKRSTAIINSMMALSIITGCNNTPGQPDDVIYSSDIFTVYTDRVTQGPHTARAISPVEIESNYTSPEESGISQLLHFRFSLNSRDNELPQGKSHTVLIGSDTVFTFGEAIEKFDSIKEKLAGKLNKDTKWTLKVNMNPVLNSFKKQGYYVTPTNDTIYKDDFKGVWVAGSVDPLSWDFENLYGKHDRKLKDRGDGIYEVTLNLNPTTERPENPTGWKVDSIDSRFPRYHSDQLLVDALYNMAICDIASNLRPDSTYRAGKEWDGVWTRDVSYSVYLALALLDPDNSYRSLKAKLKETPHGTVIVQDTGTGGSWPVSSDRIVWAMAAWEVYKVTGDKSMLKEAIEAIDNTLNDDMKVVWDSNFKLMHGEQSYLDWREQTYPRWMQPKDIYESMCLGTNVMYAEAFRVRDAMIKELESDYTPLWMGMDKEIANSINNNLWIPNLGYYSEYLYGGIYPIQSQAVDNLGQALSIVFDIANPEMARSIISKTPYTPYGISSVYPQMPDIKPYHNDAVWPFVQAYWNIAAAKAGNILALNKGLAALYRAAAFFGTNKELFVASNGDYRGTAVNSDSQLWSAAGNAAMIFRIIMGMTFEPDGIRFSPVVPPSFTGEKTLTNLKYRDATLTVKVIGTGDRIKSFTVNGEKDDDYFLKGDVTGNVEVLITMADNTIKPQDINSQPQAWMPATPIVDWVDNKGEIRNYSPGISYGLTVNSTFLDQITTPVATFIPDDNYSLMDIVPVLKETWSGFSCKPYEYIPAGSLTVVNADKIGKTGTSFIKDKDKASRFIELSPQKNTDVTFRVNVDTGGDYLLDVRYANGEGPINTENKCAIRMLYINGQEAGAIVMPQRGIDEWLSTGFSNMLRIKLKEGINELSIRHEIDNMNGNVNTALLQYVRIIKQ from the coding sequence ATGAAACGCTCAACTGCAATAATCAATTCGATGATGGCATTGTCAATTATTACAGGTTGCAACAACACTCCCGGCCAACCTGACGATGTGATATATTCATCGGATATATTCACCGTCTACACCGACCGTGTGACGCAAGGGCCACACACTGCACGGGCAATAAGCCCGGTTGAGATCGAGAGCAACTACACCTCACCCGAGGAGAGCGGCATATCCCAACTGCTGCACTTCCGATTCTCGCTTAACAGCAGGGACAACGAATTGCCGCAAGGCAAAAGCCACACGGTACTTATAGGCTCCGACACGGTATTCACATTCGGAGAAGCTATTGAGAAATTCGACTCCATAAAAGAAAAACTCGCCGGGAAGCTCAACAAGGACACAAAATGGACTCTCAAAGTCAACATGAATCCTGTGCTCAACAGTTTCAAGAAACAAGGATACTATGTAACGCCTACCAACGACACAATCTACAAGGACGACTTCAAAGGCGTGTGGGTTGCCGGAAGCGTCGACCCGTTGAGCTGGGATTTTGAGAATCTCTACGGAAAGCATGACCGAAAGCTGAAGGATAGAGGTGACGGTATTTATGAAGTTACATTGAATCTGAATCCCACCACCGAGCGTCCTGAAAATCCCACCGGGTGGAAAGTCGATTCAATCGACAGCCGGTTCCCGAGGTATCATTCCGATCAATTGCTCGTCGACGCGTTGTACAACATGGCAATATGCGACATTGCAAGCAACCTTCGCCCCGACTCGACCTATCGTGCCGGTAAGGAATGGGACGGAGTGTGGACCCGAGATGTAAGCTACTCGGTATATCTCGCCCTCGCGCTGCTCGACCCCGATAACTCCTATCGCAGCCTTAAGGCCAAGCTAAAGGAAACTCCTCACGGCACTGTAATAGTACAGGACACCGGCACCGGCGGTTCATGGCCCGTGTCAAGCGACCGCATAGTGTGGGCCATGGCAGCATGGGAAGTATATAAGGTGACCGGCGACAAATCTATGCTCAAAGAAGCCATTGAAGCGATCGACAACACATTGAACGACGACATGAAAGTCGTGTGGGACTCCAACTTCAAGCTCATGCATGGCGAGCAAAGCTATCTCGACTGGAGGGAACAGACCTATCCACGCTGGATGCAGCCCAAGGACATATATGAATCGATGTGTCTTGGAACAAATGTCATGTATGCCGAGGCATTCCGTGTACGCGATGCCATGATTAAGGAGCTGGAATCGGATTACACTCCGTTATGGATGGGCATGGACAAGGAGATTGCCAACTCGATCAACAACAACCTGTGGATACCCAATCTCGGATATTATAGCGAATATCTTTACGGGGGAATATATCCCATCCAGTCACAGGCTGTCGACAATCTCGGGCAGGCGCTGTCAATCGTGTTTGACATCGCCAACCCCGAAATGGCTCGCTCGATAATCTCCAAGACTCCCTACACGCCTTATGGAATATCATCGGTATATCCCCAGATGCCCGACATAAAGCCCTATCACAACGATGCAGTGTGGCCGTTTGTACAAGCCTATTGGAACATCGCAGCGGCAAAGGCCGGCAATATTCTCGCCCTTAACAAGGGTCTTGCCGCCCTCTACAGGGCTGCGGCATTCTTCGGCACCAACAAGGAGCTTTTTGTAGCATCCAACGGCGACTATCGCGGAACCGCAGTCAACTCCGACAGCCAGCTGTGGAGTGCGGCCGGCAATGCTGCAATGATATTCCGCATAATAATGGGCATGACATTCGAGCCCGACGGTATAAGGTTCTCACCGGTAGTTCCGCCGTCGTTCACGGGCGAAAAGACCTTGACCAACCTTAAATATCGCGACGCCACGCTCACCGTCAAGGTAATAGGCACCGGCGACCGCATAAAATCATTCACCGTGAACGGTGAAAAGGACGACGATTACTTCCTGAAAGGCGATGTCACCGGCAATGTGGAGGTGCTTATAACAATGGCCGACAACACAATCAAGCCTCAGGACATAAACAGTCAGCCTCAGGCCTGGATGCCTGCCACCCCTATTGTCGACTGGGTCGACAACAAAGGCGAGATTCGCAACTACTCTCCCGGAATATCCTACGGACTGACCGTCAACAGCACGTTCCTCGACCAGATAACCACTCCTGTTGCGACATTCATCCCCGACGACAATTACTCGCTCATGGATATCGTTCCAGTGCTCAAGGAAACATGGAGTGGCTTCTCATGCAAGCCTTATGAATACATTCCGGCAGGCTCGTTGACCGTAGTCAACGCCGACAAGATAGGCAAGACAGGCACATCATTCATCAAGGACAAGGATAAAGCGTCACGCTTCATCGAGCTGTCGCCACAGAAGAACACCGATGTCACATTCCGCGTGAATGTTGACACAGGCGGCGACTATCTGCTCGATGTTAGATATGCCAACGGCGAAGGCCCCATAAACACCGAAAACAAGTGTGCCATAAGAATGCTCTACATCAACGGGCAGGAGGCCGGAGCTATAGTTATGCCGCAACGCGGTATTGACGAATGGCTATCAACCGGATTCAGCAACATGCTGCGCATAAAGCTGAAGGAAGGCATCAACGAACTGAGCATCCGACATGAAATCGACAACATGAACGGCAATGTCAACACGGCATTGCTGCAGTATGTCCGCATCATCAAGCAATAG
- a CDS encoding metal ABC transporter ATP-binding protein, producing the protein MQYPDNSIITLDHVWKRYDNKVILKDVNLDIHKGDFVAVTGPNGGGKTTLLRIILHLLKPTQGRVTYRRDNVEVKKLPIGYLPQKNLIDSRFPITVRETIASGLLAEKNIQRDECDKRISDTISLMGLDAHSDASIGDLSGGQLQRTLLGRALISNPEVLVLDEPLSYIDKAFEHHLYDIIADIARNTTIILVSHEMSTISGMANRHIIVDHSIHECHASHHYVHSTCDEA; encoded by the coding sequence ATGCAATATCCCGACAATAGCATAATAACGCTCGACCATGTGTGGAAGCGTTACGACAACAAAGTCATATTAAAGGATGTCAACCTCGACATCCACAAGGGTGACTTTGTCGCCGTAACCGGACCCAACGGCGGAGGAAAGACAACCCTTCTCCGCATAATCCTTCATCTGCTCAAGCCCACCCAAGGAAGAGTCACTTATCGTCGCGACAACGTGGAGGTCAAAAAACTCCCCATAGGCTACCTGCCGCAGAAAAACCTCATCGACAGCCGATTCCCGATAACCGTAAGGGAAACCATCGCATCGGGATTGCTTGCCGAAAAGAACATCCAGCGTGACGAGTGTGACAAACGCATCTCCGACACAATTTCTCTCATGGGGCTCGACGCTCACTCCGATGCGTCGATAGGCGATCTATCGGGCGGACAGCTTCAGCGCACACTGCTCGGACGAGCTTTAATATCCAATCCTGAAGTGCTTGTGCTGGATGAACCGCTGAGCTACATCGACAAGGCATTTGAACATCATCTCTATGACATAATCGCCGATATAGCACGCAACACAACCATAATACTTGTGTCACACGAAATGTCCACCATATCAGGTATGGCCAACCGTCACATAATCGTCGACCACTCCATACATGAATGTCACGCATCACACCACTACGTACACTCGACTTGCGACGAAGCGTAA
- a CDS encoding metal ABC transporter solute-binding protein, Zn/Mn family produces the protein MKRSIFKYILTSLLIVAALGLFLRSCTSASTSKPTITVSIQPQKYMLEKIVGDKWEIKCLLSNGANPESYDPSLTHLLNLENSKAYFRIGNVAFESAIINKVQNNNPGLKLFDNSEGISLIRGTHSHGDVEHASDIDPHTWTSVKNAKTIASNMYKAVVDLDPENKAYYSRNFKNFLSSLDSLDREISQQLQPYRGSAFVVWHPSLSYFARDYGLEQISLSPEGKEASVKMMQSTIDKAIVRDVKTLFFQKDIDSRQAQVANEQIKAEIVNINPLNYEWDKEMRSIANAISRQ, from the coding sequence ATGAAAAGGTCAATCTTCAAGTATATACTCACATCGTTGCTTATTGTGGCAGCTTTGGGTCTGTTCCTGCGGTCATGCACATCGGCCTCAACATCCAAGCCCACCATAACGGTAAGCATACAGCCTCAAAAATACATGCTCGAAAAAATAGTGGGCGACAAATGGGAGATTAAGTGCCTGTTGAGCAACGGCGCCAATCCCGAGTCCTACGACCCGAGCCTGACCCATCTGTTGAATCTCGAAAACAGCAAAGCCTACTTCCGCATCGGCAATGTGGCATTTGAAAGCGCAATCATAAACAAGGTGCAGAACAACAACCCGGGCTTGAAGCTGTTTGACAACTCCGAAGGTATTTCGCTCATACGCGGCACCCATTCCCACGGCGATGTAGAGCACGCCTCCGACATCGACCCCCACACCTGGACTTCGGTCAAGAACGCCAAAACAATTGCGTCCAACATGTACAAGGCGGTCGTAGATCTAGATCCCGAAAACAAAGCCTACTATTCACGCAACTTCAAGAATTTCCTCAGCAGCCTCGACTCACTCGACAGGGAGATTTCACAGCAGCTGCAGCCCTATCGCGGCTCGGCATTCGTTGTGTGGCACCCATCTCTGAGCTACTTTGCGCGTGACTATGGGCTGGAACAAATAAGTCTGAGCCCCGAGGGCAAGGAGGCGTCGGTGAAGATGATGCAGTCGACAATCGACAAGGCCATCGTCCGTGATGTGAAAACACTGTTTTTCCAGAAGGACATCGACTCACGACAGGCTCAAGTGGCCAACGAACAGATAAAAGCTGAAATCGTAAACATAAACCCGCTCAACTACGAGTGGGACAAAGAAATGAGAAGCATTGCAAATGCAATATCCCGACAATAG
- a CDS encoding GNAT family N-acetyltransferase — protein MNTTLYHLPYSNSVPEELIALYNASFPADERRPVDSIMALIDDHDSPFNAYVIKTDNGFAGFITTWDFDDMLYVEHFATNPELRGQGIGSDALNMLMELADKPVVLEVEPEDSNPLASRRIGFYRRHGFMLHSDYKYIQPPYTPESQSIEMKLMSSAAIDPDRARALLYKHVYRAE, from the coding sequence ATGAATACAACACTATACCACCTACCCTACAGCAACTCTGTCCCCGAGGAATTAATCGCTCTTTATAATGCGTCATTTCCGGCCGACGAGCGACGACCTGTCGACAGCATCATGGCTCTTATCGACGATCACGATAGCCCGTTTAACGCTTATGTCATAAAAACCGACAACGGCTTTGCCGGATTCATAACCACATGGGATTTCGACGACATGCTCTACGTAGAGCACTTCGCCACCAACCCCGAGCTCCGAGGCCAAGGAATAGGCAGTGACGCGCTCAACATGTTGATGGAACTCGCCGACAAACCCGTGGTATTGGAAGTGGAGCCTGAGGATTCCAATCCGCTCGCGTCACGACGCATAGGATTTTATCGCCGTCACGGCTTCATGCTCCACTCCGACTACAAATACATCCAGCCGCCCTACACTCCCGAAAGTCAAAGCATTGAGATGAAACTGATGTCATCGGCCGCCATCGACCCCGACCGCGCACGGGCATTGCTTTACAAGCACGTGTACCGTGCCGAATGA
- a CDS encoding Lrp/AsnC family transcriptional regulator, translating into MARAQLDTLDYKILQMLSVNGRKPFLEIARECNVSGAAIHQRIQKLMSMGVLKGSECLIDPASVGYETCAYMGFFLKDPSRFDEVVEKLKAIPEVVEIHFTTGQYDMFIKLYAHNNDHLLHIIHEQLQGLGLARTESLISFKEVLKRQIPVSEPGD; encoded by the coding sequence ATGGCAAGAGCTCAATTAGATACCCTTGACTACAAAATTTTGCAAATGTTGTCGGTTAACGGTAGAAAACCGTTCTTGGAAATCGCTCGTGAATGCAATGTGTCGGGTGCTGCAATACATCAGCGCATTCAGAAACTTATGTCAATGGGTGTGCTTAAGGGGTCGGAATGTCTTATCGATCCTGCATCGGTGGGATATGAAACATGCGCCTATATGGGCTTCTTCCTTAAAGATCCGTCACGCTTCGATGAGGTGGTGGAGAAGCTTAAGGCAATACCTGAAGTGGTGGAGATACACTTCACTACGGGACAATATGATATGTTCATAAAACTGTATGCCCACAATAACGACCATCTTCTGCACATAATTCATGAGCAGCTACAGGGTTTGGGCCTTGCACGCACCGAGTCGCTGATATCGTTCAAAGAGGTGCTCAAGCGACAAATACCTGTGTCGGAGCCGGGGGATTAG
- a CDS encoding inositol monophosphatase family protein, translated as MIDSLLLNAISWAREAGAVHLRYFRGNQLEIKSKFNDSDIVTAADKAAEKLIIDHIRSTYPHHSILSEESGVENHDSEYRWVIDPLDGTTNFSQGLPQFCVSIGIEHNGVTEIGVVYAAYLNELFHVIRGRGAYMNGEPVKVSGKTRLDQCVVATGFPVDKDRNPDNNVDNLTRVLPHVRGMRRLGSAAIDLCYVGAGFLDGYWELNLHQWDVSAGLLFVEEAGGSYTHFRTDRNVSVLAGTPSIHDQLLPMLSTEAATK; from the coding sequence ATGATCGATTCTTTGTTGTTGAACGCCATTTCCTGGGCTCGTGAGGCCGGGGCTGTGCATCTGAGATATTTTCGCGGTAATCAGCTTGAAATAAAGTCAAAGTTTAATGACAGTGACATAGTGACGGCTGCCGACAAAGCTGCAGAAAAACTCATTATCGACCATATAAGGTCGACATATCCCCACCATTCGATACTTTCGGAAGAGTCGGGAGTGGAAAATCACGACAGCGAATACCGATGGGTAATCGACCCGCTCGACGGTACGACCAACTTCAGTCAGGGATTGCCACAATTCTGTGTGTCGATAGGCATCGAGCATAACGGTGTCACTGAGATTGGTGTCGTTTACGCCGCCTATCTCAACGAACTGTTCCATGTCATAAGAGGACGCGGAGCTTATATGAACGGCGAACCTGTAAAGGTGTCGGGAAAGACTCGGCTTGACCAGTGTGTGGTCGCTACCGGATTTCCTGTCGACAAGGATCGCAATCCCGATAACAATGTCGACAATCTGACACGGGTGCTTCCGCATGTGCGCGGTATGCGTCGCCTCGGATCAGCGGCTATCGACCTGTGTTATGTAGGCGCCGGTTTCCTTGACGGTTATTGGGAGCTGAATCTTCACCAGTGGGATGTCAGTGCCGGATTACTGTTTGTAGAGGAGGCAGGAGGAAGCTATACACATTTCCGCACCGACCGAAACGTATCGGTGCTTGCCGGAACCCCTTCCATACACGACCAACTGCTGCCGATGTTGTCGACTGAAGCTGCAACGAAGTGA
- the trpS gene encoding tryptophan--tRNA ligase, translated as MEKIILTGDRPTGKLHLGHYVGSLKRRVELQNSGEYDKIFVMIADAQALTDNADNPEKVRQNIIEVALDYLSVGIDPEKTTIFIQSQVPELAELAFYYMNLVTVSRVQRNPTVKTEIKMRNFEQSIPVGFFCYPVSQASDITAFKATTVPVGEDQAPMIELTREIVNRFNNVYGETLVEPEILLPSNAACLRLPGTDGKAKMSKSLGNCIYLSDTAKEVSKKIKSMYTDPLHLNVADPGHLEGNCPFIYLDAFCRDEHFERYLPEYKNLDELKAHYTRGGLGDGTVKKFLTKVIEEELAEIRERRKKYEQDIPAVYDILKRGSEVAREAAAATLADVRKAMRINYFDDEELVKEQARKYQG; from the coding sequence ATGGAAAAGATAATACTTACGGGTGACCGTCCTACCGGCAAACTCCATCTCGGACATTACGTAGGGTCGCTGAAACGACGCGTGGAGCTGCAGAATTCGGGCGAATATGATAAGATATTCGTGATGATAGCCGATGCGCAGGCTCTTACTGACAATGCCGACAACCCTGAAAAGGTGCGACAGAACATAATCGAGGTTGCACTTGACTATCTTTCGGTGGGAATAGACCCTGAAAAGACTACGATATTCATCCAGTCGCAGGTTCCTGAGCTTGCCGAGCTTGCTTTCTATTATATGAATCTCGTTACTGTGTCGCGTGTGCAGCGAAATCCCACTGTAAAGACCGAGATAAAGATGCGTAATTTCGAGCAGAGCATTCCTGTGGGATTCTTCTGCTATCCTGTAAGCCAGGCATCTGACATAACCGCATTCAAGGCTACTACAGTGCCGGTGGGCGAGGACCAGGCTCCGATGATCGAGCTTACTCGTGAAATAGTGAACCGATTTAATAATGTATACGGTGAAACTCTTGTCGAGCCTGAGATATTGCTTCCGTCTAACGCCGCATGTCTGCGTCTTCCCGGAACCGACGGCAAAGCCAAGATGAGCAAGTCGCTCGGAAACTGCATCTATCTTAGCGATACAGCCAAGGAGGTTTCCAAGAAGATAAAGAGCATGTACACCGACCCCTTGCACCTGAATGTGGCCGACCCCGGACATCTTGAGGGCAATTGTCCGTTCATCTATCTTGACGCATTTTGTCGTGATGAACATTTTGAGAGATATTTGCCCGAATATAAGAATCTGGATGAACTGAAGGCTCACTATACACGTGGCGGACTTGGCGACGGTACTGTCAAGAAGTTCCTTACAAAGGTGATAGAGGAGGAGCTTGCCGAAATACGTGAACGCCGCAAGAAATATGAGCAGGACATTCCTGCGGTATACGATATATTGAAGCGTGGCTCGGAAGTGGCTCGTGAGGCCGCTGCGGCAACATTGGCCGATGTGCGCAAGGCGATGCGCATCAACTACTTTGACGACGAGGAACTTGTCAAGGAGCAGGCTCGCAAATATCAAGGATAA
- a CDS encoding gamma carbonic anhydrase family protein: MALIKSVRGYTPEIGKNCFLADNCTIIGDVVMGDDCSIWFNTVLRGDVNSIKIGNRVNIQDGSVLHTLYQKSTIEIGDDVSIGHNVTIHGAKIHDFALIGMGAVVMDDAEVGEGALVAAGSVVLSRTKIGPNELWGGAPAKFIKMVDPEQSKEINRKIAKNYLMYSTWYDAELENRIETEAERDAEQK; the protein is encoded by the coding sequence ATGGCATTAATAAAATCGGTAAGGGGATACACCCCTGAAATCGGCAAAAACTGCTTCCTCGCCGACAATTGCACCATCATAGGCGATGTCGTGATGGGCGACGACTGCAGCATCTGGTTCAACACCGTGCTGCGCGGCGATGTCAACTCAATAAAGATAGGTAATCGCGTAAACATCCAGGACGGATCGGTGCTGCACACCCTCTATCAGAAATCGACCATAGAGATAGGCGACGATGTGTCAATAGGCCACAACGTAACGATTCACGGAGCCAAGATACACGACTTCGCCCTTATAGGAATGGGCGCAGTGGTGATGGATGACGCCGAGGTTGGCGAAGGCGCTCTCGTGGCCGCCGGAAGTGTTGTACTGTCACGCACCAAGATAGGCCCCAACGAGCTGTGGGGAGGCGCGCCCGCTAAATTCATCAAGATGGTAGACCCCGAGCAGAGCAAGGAGATTAACCGCAAAATAGCGAAGAACTATCTCATGTACTCCACTTGGTATGACGCCGAACTTGAAAACAGAATAGAAACCGAAGCCGAGCGTGACGCCGAACAGAAGTAA
- a CDS encoding aminopeptidase P family protein, with the protein MKDNIIQRLEALRQAMRTRGIDLTIISHVDPHQSEYMADHWHLREYLSGFNGSAGTLVVSLDDAKLWTDSRYFLQAAQQLDETGITLMKDGLAITPSITDYIRTTLPSGSTVGIDGMLFSINSERDLKEKLGEVGINLVTDFTPADEVWANRPPLPSDKAFIHDMKYAGESTRDKIGKILARVKEAGADAILISALDEIAWALNLRGKDVAYNPVVTSFLYLGKTGSTLFIDDVKVTDSVREYLAGNDISIAPYNSVLKFASALPLTTKVLVDPGLSSSALVTALGKRILLGRSPIPLLKGIRNDVQIEGLHRAMLRDGIALVRSFMEIEETLSQGKRLTETGVCKILTRNRSLQPDYFDDSFGTIAGYKGHGAIVHYEPTEESDAEIYPDGLLLVDSGAQYLDGTTDITRTVSLGNPTADERHDFTLVLKGCIALASAVFPEGTCGVQLDILAHQYLWKEGKTYLHGTGHGVGSFLNVHEGPQSFRNRIDHLTTVPFAPGMVTSDEPGLYVTDKYGIRCENMILTVVDRETEFGRFLRFDTVTLFPFDINLIETSMFNDDEIKWINEYHKKVYDLLTPSLNEKETAWLAAKTQPISRK; encoded by the coding sequence ATGAAAGACAATATCATCCAACGACTCGAAGCCCTGCGCCAGGCTATGCGCACACGGGGCATCGACCTTACGATCATCTCCCATGTCGACCCGCACCAAAGCGAATACATGGCCGATCACTGGCATCTTCGCGAATACCTAAGCGGATTCAACGGCTCGGCCGGAACACTCGTAGTGTCGCTTGACGACGCCAAGCTGTGGACCGACTCACGCTACTTCCTGCAGGCGGCACAGCAGCTCGACGAAACCGGCATAACATTAATGAAGGACGGCCTTGCCATAACGCCGTCAATCACCGACTATATACGCACCACCCTCCCCTCCGGCTCCACTGTAGGCATCGACGGCATGCTCTTTTCAATAAACTCGGAGCGCGACTTGAAGGAGAAGCTCGGTGAGGTGGGGATAAACCTCGTAACCGACTTCACGCCCGCCGATGAAGTGTGGGCCAACCGTCCGCCCCTACCCTCCGACAAAGCCTTCATACATGATATGAAATATGCCGGCGAGAGCACTCGCGACAAAATAGGAAAGATACTCGCGCGCGTGAAGGAGGCCGGAGCCGACGCCATATTGATATCGGCGCTTGACGAAATAGCATGGGCACTGAATCTGCGCGGAAAGGATGTGGCCTACAATCCTGTCGTTACATCATTCCTTTACCTTGGCAAGACCGGCTCCACCCTGTTTATCGACGATGTAAAGGTCACCGACAGTGTGCGGGAATATCTTGCAGGTAACGACATCAGTATAGCTCCCTACAACAGTGTGCTGAAATTTGCAAGCGCGTTACCGCTCACTACAAAGGTCCTTGTCGACCCGGGATTATCGTCAAGCGCACTCGTCACCGCACTTGGAAAGCGCATCCTTCTCGGTCGCTCTCCCATACCCCTGCTGAAAGGCATCCGCAACGATGTCCAGATAGAAGGGCTGCATCGGGCAATGCTCCGCGACGGAATTGCGCTTGTGCGTTCGTTCATGGAGATAGAGGAAACGCTGTCGCAAGGCAAGCGACTGACCGAAACAGGCGTGTGCAAGATACTCACCCGCAATCGCAGCCTGCAACCCGACTATTTCGACGACAGCTTCGGCACGATAGCCGGATATAAGGGACACGGAGCTATTGTGCATTACGAGCCCACCGAGGAGTCGGATGCCGAGATATACCCCGACGGCCTGCTGCTTGTCGACTCAGGAGCGCAATACCTCGACGGAACGACCGACATAACCCGCACCGTATCGCTCGGCAACCCCACGGCCGACGAGCGTCACGACTTCACTCTCGTGCTGAAAGGCTGTATCGCACTTGCCTCAGCCGTATTTCCCGAAGGAACTTGTGGCGTACAGCTCGACATTCTCGCCCATCAATATCTGTGGAAAGAAGGGAAAACCTATCTGCACGGCACAGGCCATGGTGTGGGCTCGTTCCTGAACGTACACGAAGGGCCTCAGAGTTTCCGAAACCGCATCGACCACCTTACGACAGTGCCGTTTGCGCCCGGCATGGTGACATCCGACGAGCCCGGACTGTATGTCACCGACAAATACGGAATACGTTGCGAGAACATGATACTTACGGTAGTTGACCGCGAAACCGAATTCGGGCGTTTCCTCCGCTTCGACACCGTGACGCTGTTCCCCTTCGACATCAACCTCATCGAAACCTCGATGTTCAATGACGACGAAATTAAATGGATCAACGAGTACCACAAGAAGGTGTATGACTTGCTCACTCCTTCATTGAACGAGAAAGAAACTGCATGGCTGGCGGCCAAGACTCAGCCCATATCACGCAAATAA